In a genomic window of Asticcacaulis sp.:
- a CDS encoding SMP-30/gluconolactonase/LRE family protein → MTAILRRSAPGAILGEGPLWSKRDQCVYWVDILSHNLHAYYLNGESKTWHFPEPIGWVIEREKGGFIAGLMSGFAEVTLDPLTIRHIATPYPHEPENRLNDAKADNLGRIWAGSMHKPITKVSGAFYRLNTDLSRQEVDGPYKIANGPTFSADHARVYHTDTGRNEVYVFDVIDGELANKTLWLTFPEDWGGPDGMTTDAQGGIWIAHWGPGKVTRFNPDATVDFSIDLPAKQITSLCFAGDNLDRVFVTSAAENLPEDREGGTLFEIPAPLLRGHTGLEPQKFGG, encoded by the coding sequence ATGACCGCCATTCTCCGTCGTTCCGCCCCCGGCGCTATCCTTGGCGAAGGCCCGCTGTGGTCGAAACGCGATCAATGTGTCTACTGGGTCGATATCCTGTCGCACAACCTTCACGCTTACTACCTGAACGGCGAAAGCAAGACCTGGCACTTCCCGGAGCCGATCGGCTGGGTGATCGAAAGAGAAAAAGGCGGCTTCATCGCCGGCCTGATGTCGGGCTTCGCCGAGGTCACGCTCGATCCGCTGACGATCAGGCACATCGCCACCCCCTATCCGCATGAGCCAGAAAACCGCCTGAACGACGCCAAGGCCGATAACCTGGGCCGCATCTGGGCCGGCTCCATGCACAAGCCCATTACCAAGGTCTCCGGCGCCTTCTATCGCCTGAATACCGACCTCTCCCGGCAGGAAGTCGATGGTCCCTACAAGATCGCCAACGGCCCCACCTTCTCGGCCGACCACGCCCGCGTCTATCACACCGATACCGGCCGGAATGAAGTCTATGTCTTTGACGTCATCGATGGCGAACTGGCCAACAAAACTCTTTGGCTGACCTTCCCCGAAGACTGGGGCGGCCCCGACGGCATGACCACCGACGCGCAGGGCGGCATCTGGATCGCCCACTGGGGGCCGGGCAAGGTTACGCGCTTCAACCCGGACGCCACGGTCGATTTCTCGATCGACCTGCCCGCCAAGCAGATCACCAGCCTGTGCTTCGCCGGCGACAATCTCGACCGCGTCTTCGTCACCTCGGCGGCGGAAAACCTGCCGGAAGATCGTGAAGGCGGCACCCTGTTTGAAATCCCGGCGCCGCTGCTGCGCGGACATACCGGGCTGGAGCCTCAGAAATTCGGCGGATAA
- a CDS encoding 2-dehydro-3-deoxy-6-phosphogalactonate aldolase, with the protein MTVMEQWQDALKTLPLVAILRGLRPSEALSIGEVLVEAGFRIVEVPLNSPDPFDSIKLLAQALGKRAIVGAGTVLNVTDVETLHAVGGQICISPNANPDVIRRAKALGLISFPAFFTPTEAFAAIDAGADAIKLFPAELAGTTGLKAMKAVLPKTVPVFPVGGVNPDNMKDFLEAGAAGFGIGSAVFKPGDTPEIVYKKARAFVEGWEAIQKV; encoded by the coding sequence ATGACCGTGATGGAACAGTGGCAGGATGCCCTGAAAACCCTGCCCCTGGTGGCGATCCTGCGCGGCCTGCGCCCCTCCGAGGCGCTCTCAATCGGTGAAGTGCTGGTCGAAGCCGGTTTCCGTATCGTCGAGGTGCCGCTCAATTCGCCCGATCCGTTCGACTCGATCAAATTGCTGGCCCAGGCTCTGGGTAAGCGCGCCATTGTCGGCGCCGGCACGGTGCTGAATGTCACCGATGTCGAGACGCTTCATGCCGTCGGCGGCCAGATCTGCATCTCGCCCAACGCCAACCCGGACGTCATCCGCCGCGCCAAGGCGCTGGGCCTGATCTCCTTCCCGGCCTTCTTTACCCCGACCGAGGCGTTTGCCGCCATCGATGCCGGCGCTGACGCGATCAAGCTGTTCCCGGCTGAACTGGCCGGCACCACCGGCCTGAAAGCGATGAAGGCCGTGCTGCCGAAAACCGTACCGGTCTTCCCGGTCGGCGGCGTCAATCCGGACAATATGAAGGATTTCCTTGAGGCCGGCGCGGCCGGTTTCGGCATCGGCTCTGCCGTCTTCAAGCCAGGCGATACGCCGGAGATCGTGTACAAAAAGGCCCGCGCCTTTGTCGAAGGCTGGGAGGCCATCCAGAAAGTATAA
- a CDS encoding 2-dehydro-3-deoxygalactonokinase, with the protein MKIDHMTYAAPALLAADWGTTNFRLFLFGTDGRIIAKHTANIGLKNLGVLTFEQALLSVMKGDFDRPDLPILLSGMVGSRTGWVEAPYQSCPSSLTDIASHLVDAPSERLKVKIVPGLRAPADHEGLLNVMRGEETQLFGLGNGVFVLPGTHSKWALVENNVIEGFSSYMTGEMFQVLKRHSILGDLMDNDKDDEAAFTLGVDRAMADKSFLSLVFSVRTEGLFGHIAPESLSSYLSGLLIGSEIRAESIRHGIRPVGIVGDGTLSNLYKRALTHTGFTDVTIHDGDAAAAAGLWAIAQQGKLVL; encoded by the coding sequence ATGAAGATTGATCACATGACCTATGCTGCACCCGCCCTGCTTGCCGCTGATTGGGGCACCACCAATTTCCGCCTGTTCCTGTTCGGCACCGACGGCCGGATCATCGCCAAGCATACCGCCAATATCGGCCTGAAAAATCTTGGCGTCCTGACCTTCGAACAGGCGCTGCTTTCGGTCATGAAGGGTGATTTCGACCGCCCGGACCTGCCCATCCTGCTTTCCGGCATGGTCGGTTCGCGCACCGGCTGGGTGGAGGCGCCTTATCAGTCCTGCCCGTCGAGCCTGACAGATATAGCCAGCCATCTGGTCGATGCGCCGTCCGAGCGCCTGAAGGTGAAGATCGTACCTGGCCTGCGCGCGCCGGCGGACCACGAGGGCCTGCTCAATGTCATGCGCGGTGAGGAAACCCAGTTGTTCGGACTTGGGAACGGCGTGTTCGTCCTGCCCGGCACCCATTCCAAGTGGGCCCTGGTGGAAAATAATGTCATCGAGGGCTTCAGTTCCTATATGACCGGTGAAATGTTCCAGGTGCTGAAGCGTCACTCTATCCTGGGCGACCTGATGGATAACGACAAGGACGATGAAGCCGCCTTTACCTTGGGCGTCGATCGCGCCATGGCCGACAAGTCCTTCCTGTCCCTGGTTTTTTCCGTCCGCACCGAGGGCTTGTTCGGCCATATCGCTCCGGAAAGCCTGTCTTCCTATCTGTCCGGCCTGTTGATCGGTTCGGAAATCCGCGCCGAAAGCATCCGCCACGGCATCCGCCCGGTCGGTATTGTCGGCGATGGTACGCTCAGCAATCTCTACAAACGCGCCCTCACCCACACCGGCTTTACCGATGTCACCATCCATGATGGCGATGCGGCCGCGGCGGCGGGTCTGTGGGCTATCGCCCAGCAAGGAAAGCTCGTATTATGA
- a CDS encoding VWA domain-containing protein: protein MSAKSGLWNRFQSHKGGNVAIIFGLSALFLVAVTGGAVDFSRINDARNKMQDAADIAVLRGALTASQGDTVSELAAQQAFDDNFNASDVTLGAHALKKTVVDNISKLNYTATATIKPYFLGLVGLGTQTLNVSSTAQSEVNPFELALVLDVTGSMNQSSKLTNLKSSVTSVLNSLLDANGQNSSDVKVGVVPFNTQVRMPTSATDAYVDYTKCSTTEASNADGSFYACHAAYKVYDAICASAKSSNKATCLSSAASKMFYKVDKSAGVYSAFAVAYEKISYNNYTLYTYTVTLTVDPTTHKATYASSPGTPATNQILKTYQYYTPPNGYTSFKNTPIFATYASSWAGCVIDRGQPYDVSADTFATDALDSAYQAANCTSSPPAVIQDMTTSISSTKTYVNALTAGGNTNITIGVQMGMELLSPDAPYTQGVAFGDPDMDKYMIVVTDGDNTQNRWSSWSSDIDARTALACQAAKDKGITIFVVRVMDGNSDMLKKCATKTIYYYDLSSASQLNATMADIFMRIGKLRLVQ, encoded by the coding sequence ATGTCTGCAAAATCCGGGCTGTGGAACAGGTTCCAGAGCCATAAGGGCGGAAACGTCGCCATTATCTTTGGTTTGAGCGCCTTGTTCCTGGTGGCGGTCACCGGCGGCGCGGTGGATTTTTCACGCATCAACGACGCGCGCAACAAGATGCAGGATGCGGCCGATATCGCGGTCCTGCGCGGCGCGCTCACGGCCAGCCAGGGCGACACGGTTTCCGAACTGGCAGCGCAGCAGGCGTTTGACGACAATTTTAACGCCAGCGACGTAACGCTGGGGGCGCACGCTCTTAAAAAGACGGTCGTCGATAATATCTCCAAGCTGAACTATACGGCGACAGCGACCATCAAACCCTATTTCCTGGGCCTGGTTGGCCTGGGCACCCAGACCCTGAATGTCAGTTCGACGGCGCAGTCGGAAGTCAACCCGTTCGAACTGGCCCTGGTGCTCGACGTCACCGGATCGATGAATCAGAGCAGCAAGCTGACCAATCTGAAATCGAGCGTCACCTCGGTGCTGAATTCCCTGCTCGATGCCAATGGTCAGAACAGCTCGGACGTTAAGGTCGGTGTCGTGCCGTTTAATACGCAAGTGCGTATGCCGACGAGCGCGACCGATGCCTATGTTGACTACACCAAGTGTTCGACAACAGAAGCCAGCAATGCGGACGGTTCTTTTTACGCGTGCCATGCCGCTTACAAGGTTTATGATGCGATCTGCGCCAGTGCAAAGAGCAGCAATAAGGCGACCTGCCTGTCATCGGCCGCATCCAAGATGTTCTATAAGGTGGATAAAAGCGCGGGTGTGTATTCGGCCTTTGCCGTGGCCTATGAAAAAATATCTTATAATAACTATACGCTGTATACCTATACGGTCACTCTCACCGTTGACCCGACCACCCATAAGGCGACCTATGCTTCCAGCCCAGGCACCCCGGCCACCAATCAGATATTGAAGACGTATCAGTATTATACGCCTCCGAATGGCTATACGTCTTTCAAAAACACGCCCATCTTTGCGACCTATGCCAGTAGCTGGGCAGGGTGCGTCATCGATCGGGGGCAGCCCTATGACGTGTCAGCCGATACCTTTGCAACCGATGCTTTGGACAGCGCATACCAGGCGGCAAACTGCACCAGTTCGCCACCGGCTGTCATCCAGGACATGACCACCAGCATCAGCAGCACCAAGACCTACGTCAATGCGCTGACAGCCGGTGGCAATACCAACATCACCATCGGTGTGCAGATGGGTATGGAACTGCTGTCTCCCGACGCCCCCTATACGCAAGGCGTGGCTTTCGGTGACCCGGATATGGACAAGTACATGATCGTCGTCACCGACGGCGACAATACGCAAAACCGGTGGAGTAGCTGGTCCTCAGATATAGATGCGCGCACGGCCCTGGCCTGCCAGGCGGCGAAGGACAAGGGGATCACCATCTTTGTGGTCCGCGTGATGGACGGCAACAGTGATATGCTGAAAAAATGCGCCACCAAGACGATCTACTATTACGATCTTAGTTCGGCGTCTCAGTTGAATGCCACCATGGCCGATATCTTCATGCGGATCGGCAAGCTCAGGCTGGTGCAGTAA
- a CDS encoding helix-turn-helix transcriptional regulator, translating into MKEPVITPALRQAMQDVMVQVEGQVDSSKCPVRDVMDHIGDKWSSLLMVALGTRPHRFGELKRAVPDISQRMLTQTLRDLQRDGLVSRHVFPTQPPSVEYRLTGLGESMMPPLMGLMKWAADHHAQIRAARSDFAGAQAELA; encoded by the coding sequence TTGAAGGAACCAGTGATCACGCCCGCCCTGCGGCAGGCCATGCAGGATGTCATGGTCCAGGTCGAGGGGCAGGTAGACAGCAGCAAGTGTCCGGTGCGCGATGTGATGGATCATATCGGTGACAAGTGGTCGAGCCTGTTGATGGTGGCGCTCGGCACCCGGCCGCACCGCTTCGGCGAACTGAAACGCGCCGTGCCGGATATCTCCCAGCGCATGTTGACCCAGACTCTGCGCGATTTGCAGCGCGACGGCCTGGTCAGCCGGCATGTCTTCCCGACCCAGCCGCCTTCGGTCGAATATCGCCTGACCGGGCTGGGCGAATCGATGATGCCGCCCTTGATGGGCCTGATGAAGTGGGCGGCCGATCACCATGCGCAGATACGCGCGGCCCGGTCGGACTTTGCCGGGGCGCAGGCGGAGCTGGCCTGA
- a CDS encoding PQQ-binding-like beta-propeller repeat protein encodes MTDVWMKVEAGWPAKVLGVVLALIGVILVIGGIQLAMLGGSWYYLLAGLALAASGGLIFTGRVLGAWIYIATFILTVLWAFTESGLNGWALVPRIVAPLVMLLFVVGLLPSLLPGEGKKRRLQGFAGIAAFVVLLGLAVGITNRSGVQSPVPEAGVSLAFDTAAAAGADWPTYGGGSSAQRYADLNQINPDTVKDLKVAWTYRTGSQPDKWGAETTPIKIGDSLYACTGMNKMYALDAATGKVRWTFDPKVPTEYIPYTAACRGVAYYKVPTAAVGTPCAERIFEGTLDGRIIAVDARTGQPCQGFGTGGQVKITDGMGQVIPSMVAITAAPAIVHGIVVTGHQVQDGQYKWAPSGVIHGYDAVTGQIRFAWDMMRPDRTGAPPPGETYTRGTPNMWTTATADEQLGQVYLPMGNSAADYLSGQRRPPEKMYSSGLVALNVDTGKPAWVFHTAINDVRDYDQGSQVSLVNFPVNGQMVPAILLPTKQGDFYILDRRTGKPLTGVGQMKAEVGGVEPQERSPVQPWSTYQNVRDGDITERQMWGMSPIDQMICRIQFRKAHYAGMYTAPQLDKPYIQYPGYNGGSDWGSAAVDPRRGVVIANYNLTANYDQLLTRKQADDRGIYAVGDPKNTGKGGAEGAGPQEGAPFAIDVNAGWVMPVTGMLCKQPPYGGISRLRPEDWQNFVGSCLWRCPPQRTVWSAFVAAHTDRHAK; translated from the coding sequence ATGACAGATGTGTGGATGAAGGTGGAAGCGGGCTGGCCCGCCAAGGTGCTGGGTGTGGTGCTGGCGCTGATCGGCGTGATCCTGGTCATCGGCGGCATCCAGTTGGCGATGCTGGGCGGTAGCTGGTATTATCTGCTGGCGGGGCTGGCCCTGGCTGCTTCCGGCGGGCTGATCTTCACCGGCCGGGTGCTCGGCGCCTGGATATATATCGCCACCTTTATCCTGACGGTTTTGTGGGCCTTTACAGAATCCGGGCTGAACGGCTGGGCCCTGGTGCCGCGCATCGTCGCGCCGCTGGTCATGCTTCTGTTTGTGGTCGGTCTCCTGCCATCGCTTCTGCCGGGCGAAGGCAAGAAGCGCCGGTTACAGGGATTTGCCGGGATTGCCGCTTTTGTCGTTTTGCTGGGCCTGGCGGTCGGGATCACCAACCGCTCCGGCGTGCAGTCGCCGGTGCCTGAGGCAGGCGTTTCCCTGGCCTTCGATACCGCTGCGGCCGCCGGCGCCGACTGGCCGACTTATGGCGGGGGCTCAAGCGCCCAACGCTATGCCGATCTCAACCAGATCAATCCGGATACCGTCAAAGACCTCAAGGTCGCCTGGACTTACCGCACCGGCAGCCAGCCCGACAAATGGGGCGCGGAGACCACGCCGATCAAGATCGGCGACAGCCTCTATGCCTGTACCGGCATGAACAAGATGTACGCGCTCGATGCCGCCACCGGCAAGGTGCGCTGGACCTTCGATCCGAAGGTGCCGACCGAATACATCCCCTATACCGCCGCCTGCCGGGGCGTGGCTTATTACAAGGTGCCGACGGCGGCTGTGGGTACGCCCTGCGCCGAACGCATTTTCGAGGGCACGCTCGACGGCCGTATCATCGCGGTCGATGCACGCACTGGCCAGCCGTGCCAAGGCTTCGGCACCGGCGGTCAGGTGAAGATCACCGACGGCATGGGCCAGGTGATCCCGTCGATGGTGGCCATCACAGCGGCGCCGGCGATCGTGCATGGCATCGTCGTCACCGGCCACCAGGTCCAGGACGGCCAGTACAAGTGGGCGCCATCGGGTGTTATTCACGGCTATGACGCCGTGACGGGCCAGATACGTTTTGCCTGGGATATGATGCGCCCGGATCGCACCGGCGCGCCACCGCCGGGAGAGACCTATACGCGCGGCACGCCGAACATGTGGACCACTGCCACGGCGGATGAGCAGCTTGGCCAGGTCTATCTGCCGATGGGTAATTCGGCGGCGGATTATCTCAGCGGCCAGCGCCGGCCGCCGGAAAAGATGTATTCGTCGGGCCTGGTGGCGCTCAATGTCGATACCGGCAAGCCGGCCTGGGTGTTTCATACGGCGATCAATGACGTCCGGGACTATGACCAGGGCAGTCAGGTCTCTCTGGTCAATTTCCCGGTTAATGGCCAGATGGTGCCGGCGATCCTGCTGCCGACCAAACAGGGCGATTTCTACATCCTCGATCGCCGCACCGGCAAGCCTCTGACCGGCGTTGGCCAGATGAAGGCCGAGGTCGGCGGCGTCGAGCCGCAGGAACGCAGCCCGGTTCAGCCCTGGTCGACCTATCAGAATGTGCGTGACGGCGATATCACCGAGCGCCAGATGTGGGGCATGTCGCCGATCGACCAGATGATCTGCCGCATCCAGTTCCGCAAGGCGCACTATGCCGGCATGTATACGGCGCCGCAACTGGACAAGCCCTATATCCAGTATCCCGGCTATAATGGAGGCTCGGACTGGGGCAGCGCGGCGGTCGATCCGCGCCGCGGCGTGGTCATCGCCAACTATAACCTGACCGCCAATTATGATCAGTTGCTGACCCGCAAACAGGCGGATGACCGCGGTATTTACGCGGTGGGCGATCCGAAGAATACCGGCAAAGGCGGCGCCGAAGGGGCCGGCCCGCAGGAAGGGGCGCCGTTCGCCATCGACGTCAATGCTGGCTGGGTCATGCCGGTTACGGGGATGTTGTGCAAGCAGCCGCCTTACGGAGGGATCTCGCGCCTTCGACCTGAAGACTGGCAAAACTTTGTGGGATCATGCCTTTGGCGATGCCCGCCGCAACGGACCGTTTGGTCTGCCTTCGTTGCTGCCCATACGGATCGGCACGCCAAATAA
- a CDS encoding AAA family ATPase, whose product MKEAETANPVIKTGIAAFDDILGGGLTANRVYLLHGTPGSGKTTLSLQFLLEGVRQGEKVLYVTLSETRMELMAVAKSHGMVLDEVEIFELIAEEQDLDPDNQYTMFQPSEVELSVTTRRIQDEVERIKPKRVVIDSLSEVKLLAQSALRFRRQVLALKQFFVGRDCTVLFLDDKTARGEDDLQLESIAHGVISLEQLSSDYGAERRRLSITKLRGQRYRGGYHDFSIQRGGLVVYPRIIASEHLKRNDVTVMRSGIPEMDALLGGGLTSGTSVLLLGPAGIGKSSLGVQYAAEAARRGLASILFSFDERLETLFQRAEGIGIPLRTYVDKGLIEVRAIDPAEMSPGEFADRVRKAAEGQNGKPVKIVVIDSLNGYLNAMPEERYLTAQLHELLTYLGHYGIITFLVVAQHGLLGNAMRTVIDTSYLADTVILFRYFETRGR is encoded by the coding sequence GTGAAAGAGGCGGAGACGGCAAACCCGGTGATCAAAACCGGCATAGCGGCATTTGACGATATTCTCGGCGGTGGCCTGACGGCCAACCGGGTTTATCTGCTGCATGGGACGCCCGGATCGGGCAAGACGACCCTGTCCTTGCAGTTCCTGCTGGAAGGCGTCCGGCAGGGCGAAAAGGTGCTTTATGTCACCCTGTCGGAAACCCGCATGGAACTGATGGCGGTGGCGAAATCGCACGGCATGGTGCTCGATGAGGTCGAGATTTTCGAACTGATCGCCGAGGAACAGGATCTCGATCCGGACAACCAGTACACCATGTTCCAGCCGTCCGAGGTGGAACTGAGCGTCACCACTCGGCGTATCCAGGATGAGGTTGAACGCATCAAGCCGAAGCGGGTGGTGATTGACTCCCTGTCGGAGGTCAAATTGCTGGCCCAGAGCGCGCTGCGGTTTCGCCGCCAGGTTCTGGCGCTCAAGCAGTTTTTCGTCGGCCGCGACTGCACGGTGCTGTTCCTCGATGACAAGACGGCGCGCGGCGAAGACGACCTGCAACTGGAAAGCATCGCCCACGGCGTCATCAGCCTTGAGCAGCTATCGTCTGATTACGGTGCAGAACGGCGGCGCCTGAGCATCACCAAGCTGCGCGGCCAGCGGTATCGCGGCGGGTATCACGACTTCAGCATTCAGCGCGGCGGCCTGGTCGTCTACCCGCGCATTATCGCCAGCGAGCATCTGAAGCGCAATGATGTGACCGTCATGCGCAGCGGCATACCCGAAATGGATGCCCTTCTGGGTGGGGGACTGACATCGGGCACCAGTGTGCTCTTGCTGGGGCCGGCGGGGATCGGCAAGTCCAGCCTCGGGGTACAATATGCCGCCGAAGCGGCGCGCCGCGGCCTGGCCAGCATCCTGTTTTCCTTCGACGAACGCCTGGAGACCCTGTTTCAGCGCGCCGAGGGCATCGGCATTCCGCTGCGCACCTATGTCGACAAGGGGCTGATCGAGGTGCGCGCCATCGACCCGGCGGAAATGTCACCCGGCGAATTCGCGGACAGGGTGCGCAAGGCGGCCGAGGGGCAAAACGGCAAACCGGTCAAGATCGTGGTGATCGACAGCCTCAATGGCTATCTCAACGCCATGCCGGAAGAGCGCTACCTGACCGCGCAGCTTCATGAGTTGCTGACCTATCTGGGTCACTACGGCATCATCACCTTCCTGGTGGTGGCCCAGCATGGCCTGCTCGGCAATGCGATGCGGACCGTGATCGATACCAGCTACCTGGCCGATACGGTCATCCTGTTCCGTTATTTCGAGACCAGGGGGAGGTGA
- a CDS encoding PQQ-binding-like beta-propeller repeat protein: MWDHAFGDARRNGPFGLPSLLPIRIGTPNNGGPAVTAGGLIFIAATTDNQFRAIDIRTGKTLWQDTLPAGGQANPMVYEQNGRQYVVIMAGGHHFMKTPEGDYLIAYALPEKK, translated from the coding sequence TTGTGGGATCATGCCTTTGGCGATGCCCGCCGCAACGGACCGTTTGGTCTGCCTTCGTTGCTGCCCATACGGATCGGCACGCCAAATAATGGCGGACCGGCCGTGACGGCGGGCGGTCTGATCTTCATTGCGGCGACCACGGACAACCAGTTCCGCGCCATCGATATCCGCACCGGCAAGACCCTGTGGCAGGACACTCTGCCCGCGGGCGGCCAGGCCAATCCGATGGTCTACGAGCAGAATGGCCGGCAATATGTGGTGATCATGGCCGGCGGCCACCACTTCATGAAGACACCGGAAGGCGATTATCTGATCGCCTATGCCCTGCCGGAAAAGAAGTAA
- a CDS encoding ATP-binding protein produces the protein MTNGAESRVLILPPTARDGAITADLLGREGVGALICRDIFQVCDEMEAGAAVLILAQEHVLADREKCLQAALSLQEDWSDIPIILLTPPGQDSPAILKKLEAIGHMTLIKRPVQLSNFMSTIRSALRDRQRQYGIRDFLHERTRQAESMKVATEKANAANVAKSEFLANMSHEIRTPMNAILGLSTILARSSPLTANQRKYIETLSTSGESLLMLINDLLDISKIEASGIEIETVPFRLDRLLEDMVSVSSVKASEKHLSLTVNIDNVRGKWFAGDPTRIHQVLSNLCSNAIKFTDKGAITIETVLPDDGSDRLSITVSDSGIGIAPEKLEKIFDKFTQADSTISRKFGGTGLGLAISKTLAELMAGSLTVYSTPGAGSCFTFTLELPEVAPAEPAAVTEAAVSGLSGKGRVLLVEDYPPNVLVAKTFLEMFGYEVDLAENGASAVNMADTLRYAIILMDIQMPEMDGFEATRLIRLSGRPNAETPIIGMTAHALDGIREKCLAAGMNEYLSKPFAPADLENRLGQFAAQSL, from the coding sequence ATGACCAATGGGGCCGAAAGCCGCGTTCTGATTTTGCCCCCGACGGCACGGGATGGCGCCATTACAGCGGACCTGCTCGGCAGGGAAGGCGTGGGCGCCCTGATCTGCCGTGACATTTTTCAAGTGTGCGATGAGATGGAGGCCGGTGCGGCTGTCCTGATTTTGGCGCAGGAGCATGTCCTTGCCGACCGGGAAAAATGTCTCCAGGCGGCCTTGTCGCTGCAGGAGGACTGGTCAGATATCCCCATTATCCTGCTGACCCCGCCGGGGCAGGATTCGCCGGCCATCCTGAAGAAGCTGGAGGCCATAGGGCACATGACCCTGATCAAGCGGCCGGTGCAACTCAGCAATTTCATGTCGACCATCCGCTCGGCCCTGCGTGACCGGCAAAGGCAGTACGGTATCCGCGATTTCCTGCACGAGCGGACCCGGCAGGCGGAGAGCATGAAGGTGGCAACGGAAAAGGCCAACGCCGCCAATGTGGCCAAGTCGGAATTCCTCGCCAATATGAGCCACGAAATTCGCACGCCGATGAACGCCATACTGGGGCTTTCCACCATACTGGCCCGCAGCTCGCCCCTCACCGCCAACCAGCGCAAATATATCGAAACCCTCTCAACCTCAGGCGAAAGCCTGCTGATGCTGATCAATGACCTGCTCGATATCTCCAAGATCGAGGCCAGCGGCATAGAAATCGAGACCGTACCTTTCCGGCTCGATCGCCTGCTGGAGGATATGGTCAGTGTGAGTTCCGTCAAGGCGTCGGAAAAGCACCTTAGCCTGACCGTGAATATCGATAATGTGCGCGGCAAATGGTTCGCCGGCGACCCGACACGCATCCATCAGGTTCTGAGCAATCTGTGCTCCAACGCCATCAAGTTTACCGACAAGGGCGCGATCACCATCGAAACCGTGCTGCCGGATGACGGCAGTGACCGGCTGTCAATCACGGTTTCCGATTCCGGCATCGGCATAGCACCGGAAAAGCTGGAAAAGATTTTCGACAAGTTCACTCAAGCCGACAGCACCATCAGCCGCAAGTTCGGCGGCACCGGGCTTGGCCTCGCCATCAGCAAGACCCTGGCGGAACTGATGGCGGGCAGCCTGACGGTTTACAGCACGCCTGGCGCGGGCTCATGCTTCACCTTCACACTGGAACTGCCTGAAGTCGCCCCCGCTGAACCCGCGGCGGTGACCGAGGCCGCCGTGTCCGGCCTATCCGGGAAAGGGCGTGTCCTGCTGGTCGAGGACTATCCGCCCAACGTGCTGGTGGCGAAGACCTTTCTCGAAATGTTTGGCTATGAGGTTGATCTGGCTGAAAACGGCGCCAGTGCCGTCAATATGGCCGATACCCTGCGCTATGCTATCATCCTGATGGATATCCAGATGCCGGAAATGGACGGCTTCGAGGCCACACGCCTTATCCGCCTGTCTGGCAGGCCCAATGCCGAAACCCCGATCATCGGCATGACGGCTCACGCGCTCGATGGTATCCGCGAAAAATGCCTGGCCGCCGGCATGAATGAATATCTCTCCAAGCCCTTTGCACCCGCCGATCTCGAAAACCGGCTCGGCCAGTTTGCGGCCCAGTCGCTTTGA